A portion of the Hylaeus volcanicus isolate JK05 unplaced genomic scaffold, UHH_iyHylVolc1.0_haploid 12237, whole genome shotgun sequence genome contains these proteins:
- the LOC128884408 gene encoding uncharacterized protein LOC128884408, translated as MSLLLKIFSVCLKPINRKSSRLVAASLNQFYKQGLYINVNDGLGHCSVSLDNFPPQLIQTCDHWKPQRHTSSAILKLKVPSKTVTASITRADFIREYCIRIVENSFQDELLWTNVTNFSRFHPHLSLCFLGLLMETFLIGIENIVAGFNGNIAYRRTEYIANGGHFLLHRIWIQIVVTIYDEIEKKKKDTESKQLFQKKNVVVKKKFISATQRKQQLSSNPSQDIKPLHDVSMLYLTIIDHFQWDT; from the exons atgtctttattattaaaaattttttcagTTTGTTTAAAACCTATTAATCGAAAATCAAGCCGACTGGTAGCAGCGTCGCTAAATCAGTTTTACAAACAAGGTCTTTATATCAATGTCAACGATGGATTAGGACATTGTAGCGTTTCCTTGGATAATTTTCCTCCACAACTAATTCA aacTTGTGATCATTGGAAACCTCAAAGACATACTAGCTCTGCCATCTT aaaattaaaagttcctTCTAAGACCGTTACGGCATCCATAACGCGAGCCGACTTTATTAGGGAATATTGTATTCGTATAGTTGAGAATTCGTTTCAAGATGAACTACTATGGACAAACGTGACCAATTTTTCTCGCTTTCATCCTCATTTGAGTCTATGTTTCCTTGGATTGTTaatggaaacatttttaataggTATTGAAAACATTGTCGCAGGATTCAATGGAAACATTGCGTACCGTCGTACGGAGTACATTGCTAATGGAGGCCATTTTTTGTTACATCGTATTTGGATTCAAATTGTTGTAACAATTTatgatgaaattgaaaaaaaaaaaaaagatactgaatcaaaacaattgtttcagaaaaaaaatgttgtggtaaaaaaaaaatttatttctgcaaCACAACGAAAACAACAATTATCTTCAAATCCATCTCAAGATATCAAACCACTTCACGATGTGTCAATGCTTTACTTAACAATCATTGATCATTTTCAATGGGATACTTAA
- the LOC128884154 gene encoding signal recognition particle receptor subunit beta-like codes for MIVDAYSLTITFLTVLIPLVAWLIKICVTKIILKFYRNKHIEQDVILITGCCFSGKTSLFYKLQDENFSSLLTVSSCKLNVFTFTKCSLSEKSPLCHIEWKPYQKKWNLVDFPGHTRFHYELPQWFSKACCIIFMIDASNKTAIKTSATQLYNIFFSRTLLKNKTPVIIVCNKTDLLTTKTKKEVSSDLFREIEKIRVAQECAFQENNDSFTKIDTPAHPILSVDDVDLPVHFCSSSVDTNRLSHILEAIQTVIFGSLKSDINKSA; via the exons ATGATTGTCGATGCTTATTCATTAACGATCACTTTCTTGACTGTTCTCATTCCTCTTGTTGCATggctaataaaaatatgtg tgacaaaaataattttaaaattttatcgtaATAAACATATCGAACAAGACGTGATTTTAATAACAGGATGTTGTTTTTCTGGTAAAACATCCTTGTTTTATAAG TTGCAAGACgaaaatttttcatctttattaACAGTGTCTTCTTGtaaattgaatgtttttacttttacaaaatgcTCCTTATCGGAAAAGTCCCCACTTTGTCACATTGAATGGAAGCCTTAtcaaaaaaaatggaatttagtTGATTTTCCTGGCCATACGCGATTTCATTATGAATTACCTCAATGGTTTTCAAAAGCctgttgtattattttcatgaTAGATGCGTCCAATAAAACAGCAATTAAAACATCTGCGAC GCAGCtttacaacattttcttttctagaacacttttgaaaaataaaacgccTGTCATTATTGTCTGTAACAAAACGGATTTACTAACAACAAAAACTAAGAAGGAAGTTTCAAGTGACTTATTTCGTGAAAT agaaaaaattCGTGTAGCACAAGAATGTGCGTTTCAAGAGAATAACGACtcatttacaaaaatagacACTCCAGCTCATCCTATTTTATCTGTTGACGACGTTGACCTTCCAGTacatttttgttcttcttctGTTGATACTAATCGCCTAAGTCATATTCTTGAAGCAATACAGACTGTCATTTTCGGTTCCTTAAAAAGTGACATAAACAAGAGCGCATAA
- the LOC128884153 gene encoding dnaJ homolog subfamily B member 4-like, with translation MGKDYYKILGVSKNATDVDLKKAYRKLAVKWHPDKHTDQNEKAKAEEMFKDIAEAYDVLSDKEKRDIYDTYGEEGLKGGAGQTDAGGTRDGSTHFFYSGPDPEKIFSSFFGSDKSGFNMFFDDDFPMSFGVGSTSKMFRSSGGGIPFNTRSGASTSAFGNMAAKDSREGPKKYQIDLNVTLEEIYTGAKKRLKVTRTRWNKDQAYKEDKILEVEIKRGWKDGTKITFQGEGDQEAPRSRPGDMIFVIKTKHHENFVRDGLHLIHKIHVSLVRALTGFIAPIRTLDNRVIKVKVDEIVNPKTRKIVPNEGLTSSKSTGEKGDLILEFELIFPKQLTDEQKSHLKRILPDGDKGFR, from the exons atgggCAAG gattattataaaattttaggtGTTAGCAAAAATGCAACTGATGTTGATTTAAAGAAGGCATATCGTAAATTAGCAGTCAAATGGCACCCCGATAAACATACGgatcaaaatgaaaaagctAAG GCTGAAGAAATGTTCAAAGATATTGCCGAAGCATACGATGTTCTTTCTGATAAAGAAAAACGAGATATTTATGATACGTACGGTGAAGAAGGATTAAAGGGAGGTGCAGGTCAAACGGATGCAGGGGGAACTCGTGATGGATCAACACATTTCTTTT ATTCTGGACCCGAcccagaaaaaatattttcgagctTTTTTGGTTCCGATAAATCAGGTTTTAACATGTTTTTTGATGACGACTTTCCCATGTCATTTGGTGTTGGATCAACATCGAAAATGTTTCGCTCTTCTGGAGGTGGTATTCCATTTAATACGCGCTCTGGTGCTTCCACATCCGCGTTTGGAAATATGGCAGCAAAAGACTCACGTGAAGGCCccaaaaaatatcaaattgaTCTTAACGTTACACTAGAAGAAATTTATAC cGGAGCTAAAAAAAGACTTAAAGTTACCAGAACGCGATGGAACAAGGATCAGGCATATAAggaagataaaattttagaaGTCGAAATTAAACGC GGTTGGAAAGACGGAACAAAAATAACGTTTCAAGGAGAAGGAGATCAGGAAGCTCCTCGTTCTCGTCCAGGAGACatgatttttgtaataaaaacgaaacatcACGAAAATTTTGTCAGAGATGGACTTCACCTCAttcataaaatacatgtttcaCTTGTTCGG GCTCTTACAGGTTTTATAGCACCCATCAGAACGTTAGATAATAGAGTTATTAAAGTTAAGGTTGACGAAATAGTTAATCCTAAAACTCGAAAGATTGTCCCAAATGAAG GTTTAACATCTTCCAAGTCTACGGGAGAAAAAGgagatttaattttagaatttgaaCTGATTTTCCCAAA acaACTAACAGATGAGCAAAAATCTCACCTTAAACGTATTTTACCTGACGGTGATAAAGGATTCCGTTGA
- the LOC128884151 gene encoding protein MEMO1 homolog isoform X1, with product MQGTVIKTLPNQNKANFYTFFFTMNPILEESVRRATHAGSWYPSCPITLTKNLEDYLNKAESNDFTNVKAIISPHAGYSYCGDTASYAWKSLTFLQQPIKQVVIIAPSHYCQFQGFKVPFAKCQFYATPLGLFELDTLALDTLAVELNATYLTKEEDEEEHSVEMMLPFLYIQLNNMLKKKTKEIDTGRNSSSHIEQMKKEKKSLPKLIPLLVGSVMDVTPLLKYFNDPECLFVISSDFCHWGKRFHYMYTPKPLHEKEETINALIQRLDMEAITCICNHNIDDFEKHLRITRNTICGANALIILLHGFIYIFFICKLIQKSNMSLKTNVLHYSQSSLITNPTRNTSVSYASLLTFTQI from the exons ATGCAAGGAACTGTTATTAAAACCTTACCTAATCAAAACAAAGCaaatttctatacatttttttttacaatgaaCCCTATTTTAGAAGAATCTGTTAGACGTGCAACTCACGCAGGAAGTTGGTACCCTTCATGTC CTATAACATTAACTAAGAATTTagaagattatttaaataaagctGAGTCGAATGATTTTACAAATGTGAAAGCAATTATATCCCC GCATGCTGGTTATTCCTACTGTGGTGACACAGCTTCTTATGCTTGGAAGTCTTTAACGTTTTTACAACAGCCAAT aaagcaAGTTGTCATTATAGCGCCCTCACATTATTGCCAATTTCAAGGATTTAAAGTACCTTTTGCTAAATGTCAATTTTATGCTACCCCTTTAGGTTTATTTGAGTTAGATACTTTAG CTCTTGACACATTGGCCGTCGAATTGAACGCAACATATCTtacaaaagaagaagatgaagaagaacaTTCAGTCGAAATGATGTTACCtttcctttatattcaattgaataatatgcttaaaaagaaaactaaagaAATAGACACAGGAAGAAATTCCTCCTCACAtattgaacaaatgaaaaaagaaaaaaaaagtttacccAAATTAATTCCTCTTTTAGTTGGAAGCGTTATGGACGTTACAccacttttaaaatattttaatgatccG GAATGCTTGTTTGTAATCTCATCCGATTTTTGTCATTGGGGGAAAAG GTTTCACTACATGTATACTCCTAAACCTCTacatgaaaaagaagaaacaattaatGCATTAATACAACGTCTTGATATGGAGGCTATTACATGTATCTGTAATCATAACATTGACG ATTTTGAAAAGCATTTAAGAATAACTAGGAATACTATTTGTGGAGCTAACGCACTTATTATTCTACTTCAT ggttttatatatatttttttcatttgcaagTTGATACAAAAGTCGAACATGtctttgaaaacaaatgttCTTCATTATTCTCAG TCATCTTTGATTACTAATCCAACAAGAAATACCAGTGTGTCCTATGCTTCCTTATTGACTTTTACCCAGATCTAA
- the LOC128884151 gene encoding protein MEMO1 homolog isoform X2, with protein sequence MQGTVIKTLPNQNKANFYTFFFTMNPILEESVRRATHAGSWYPSCPITLTKNLEDYLNKAESNDFTNVKAIISPHAGYSYCGDTASYAWKSLTFLQQPIKQVVIIAPSHYCQFQGFKVPFAKCQFYATPLGLFELDTLALDTLAVELNATYLTKEEDEEEHSVEMMLPFLYIQLNNMLKKKTKEIDTGRNSSSHIEQMKKEKKSLPKLIPLLVGSVMDVTPLLKYFNDPECLFVISSDFCHWGKRFHYMYTPKPLHEKEETINALIQRLDMEAITCICNHNIDDFEKHLRITRNTICGANALIILLHLIQKSNMSLKTNVLHYSQSSLITNPTRNTSVSYASLLTFTQI encoded by the exons ATGCAAGGAACTGTTATTAAAACCTTACCTAATCAAAACAAAGCaaatttctatacatttttttttacaatgaaCCCTATTTTAGAAGAATCTGTTAGACGTGCAACTCACGCAGGAAGTTGGTACCCTTCATGTC CTATAACATTAACTAAGAATTTagaagattatttaaataaagctGAGTCGAATGATTTTACAAATGTGAAAGCAATTATATCCCC GCATGCTGGTTATTCCTACTGTGGTGACACAGCTTCTTATGCTTGGAAGTCTTTAACGTTTTTACAACAGCCAAT aaagcaAGTTGTCATTATAGCGCCCTCACATTATTGCCAATTTCAAGGATTTAAAGTACCTTTTGCTAAATGTCAATTTTATGCTACCCCTTTAGGTTTATTTGAGTTAGATACTTTAG CTCTTGACACATTGGCCGTCGAATTGAACGCAACATATCTtacaaaagaagaagatgaagaagaacaTTCAGTCGAAATGATGTTACCtttcctttatattcaattgaataatatgcttaaaaagaaaactaaagaAATAGACACAGGAAGAAATTCCTCCTCACAtattgaacaaatgaaaaaagaaaaaaaaagtttacccAAATTAATTCCTCTTTTAGTTGGAAGCGTTATGGACGTTACAccacttttaaaatattttaatgatccG GAATGCTTGTTTGTAATCTCATCCGATTTTTGTCATTGGGGGAAAAG GTTTCACTACATGTATACTCCTAAACCTCTacatgaaaaagaagaaacaattaatGCATTAATACAACGTCTTGATATGGAGGCTATTACATGTATCTGTAATCATAACATTGACG ATTTTGAAAAGCATTTAAGAATAACTAGGAATACTATTTGTGGAGCTAACGCACTTATTATTCTACTTCAT TTGATACAAAAGTCGAACATGtctttgaaaacaaatgttCTTCATTATTCTCAG TCATCTTTGATTACTAATCCAACAAGAAATACCAGTGTGTCCTATGCTTCCTTATTGACTTTTACCCAGATCTAA
- the LOC128884151 gene encoding protein memo-1 homolog isoform X4 — protein MSHAGYSYCGDTASYAWKSLTFLQQPIKQVVIIAPSHYCQFQGFKVPFAKCQFYATPLGLFELDTLALDTLAVELNATYLTKEEDEEEHSVEMMLPFLYIQLNNMLKKKTKEIDTGRNSSSHIEQMKKEKKSLPKLIPLLVGSVMDVTPLLKYFNDPECLFVISSDFCHWGKRFHYMYTPKPLHEKEETINALIQRLDMEAITCICNHNIDDFEKHLRITRNTICGANALIILLHGFIYIFFICKLIQKSNMSLKTNVLHYSQSSLITNPTRNTSVSYASLLTFTQI, from the exons ATGTC GCATGCTGGTTATTCCTACTGTGGTGACACAGCTTCTTATGCTTGGAAGTCTTTAACGTTTTTACAACAGCCAAT aaagcaAGTTGTCATTATAGCGCCCTCACATTATTGCCAATTTCAAGGATTTAAAGTACCTTTTGCTAAATGTCAATTTTATGCTACCCCTTTAGGTTTATTTGAGTTAGATACTTTAG CTCTTGACACATTGGCCGTCGAATTGAACGCAACATATCTtacaaaagaagaagatgaagaagaacaTTCAGTCGAAATGATGTTACCtttcctttatattcaattgaataatatgcttaaaaagaaaactaaagaAATAGACACAGGAAGAAATTCCTCCTCACAtattgaacaaatgaaaaaagaaaaaaaaagtttacccAAATTAATTCCTCTTTTAGTTGGAAGCGTTATGGACGTTACAccacttttaaaatattttaatgatccG GAATGCTTGTTTGTAATCTCATCCGATTTTTGTCATTGGGGGAAAAG GTTTCACTACATGTATACTCCTAAACCTCTacatgaaaaagaagaaacaattaatGCATTAATACAACGTCTTGATATGGAGGCTATTACATGTATCTGTAATCATAACATTGACG ATTTTGAAAAGCATTTAAGAATAACTAGGAATACTATTTGTGGAGCTAACGCACTTATTATTCTACTTCAT ggttttatatatatttttttcatttgcaagTTGATACAAAAGTCGAACATGtctttgaaaacaaatgttCTTCATTATTCTCAG TCATCTTTGATTACTAATCCAACAAGAAATACCAGTGTGTCCTATGCTTCCTTATTGACTTTTACCCAGATCTAA
- the LOC128884151 gene encoding protein memo-1 homolog isoform X3, with protein MSYVEYFFLFNKNIQRIRHAGYSYCGDTASYAWKSLTFLQQPIKQVVIIAPSHYCQFQGFKVPFAKCQFYATPLGLFELDTLALDTLAVELNATYLTKEEDEEEHSVEMMLPFLYIQLNNMLKKKTKEIDTGRNSSSHIEQMKKEKKSLPKLIPLLVGSVMDVTPLLKYFNDPECLFVISSDFCHWGKRFHYMYTPKPLHEKEETINALIQRLDMEAITCICNHNIDDFEKHLRITRNTICGANALIILLHGFIYIFFICKLIQKSNMSLKTNVLHYSQSSLITNPTRNTSVSYASLLTFTQI; from the exons ATGTCGTATgttgaatacttttttttatttaacaaaaacattcAACGAATAAG GCATGCTGGTTATTCCTACTGTGGTGACACAGCTTCTTATGCTTGGAAGTCTTTAACGTTTTTACAACAGCCAAT aaagcaAGTTGTCATTATAGCGCCCTCACATTATTGCCAATTTCAAGGATTTAAAGTACCTTTTGCTAAATGTCAATTTTATGCTACCCCTTTAGGTTTATTTGAGTTAGATACTTTAG CTCTTGACACATTGGCCGTCGAATTGAACGCAACATATCTtacaaaagaagaagatgaagaagaacaTTCAGTCGAAATGATGTTACCtttcctttatattcaattgaataatatgcttaaaaagaaaactaaagaAATAGACACAGGAAGAAATTCCTCCTCACAtattgaacaaatgaaaaaagaaaaaaaaagtttacccAAATTAATTCCTCTTTTAGTTGGAAGCGTTATGGACGTTACAccacttttaaaatattttaatgatccG GAATGCTTGTTTGTAATCTCATCCGATTTTTGTCATTGGGGGAAAAG GTTTCACTACATGTATACTCCTAAACCTCTacatgaaaaagaagaaacaattaatGCATTAATACAACGTCTTGATATGGAGGCTATTACATGTATCTGTAATCATAACATTGACG ATTTTGAAAAGCATTTAAGAATAACTAGGAATACTATTTGTGGAGCTAACGCACTTATTATTCTACTTCAT ggttttatatatatttttttcatttgcaagTTGATACAAAAGTCGAACATGtctttgaaaacaaatgttCTTCATTATTCTCAG TCATCTTTGATTACTAATCCAACAAGAAATACCAGTGTGTCCTATGCTTCCTTATTGACTTTTACCCAGATCTAA